A portion of the Anaerohalosphaeraceae bacterium genome contains these proteins:
- a CDS encoding glutamate-5-semialdehyde dehydrogenase translates to MTIENLALKAQESSLALSSLSSAEKNHALACIRNALQTHAEKIIAANRQDLQKAEQEKLAAPLLKRLKFDQKKIEDVCKGIDSLIALPDPVGATLSATELDKGLELYKVTCPIGVIGVIFESRPDALVQISTLCLKSGNAVLLKGGSEAAETNRTLAEVILKASLQAGLPDGWLALLETRADVASLLKLDDYIDLIIPRGSNEFVRHIMNNTNIPVLGHADGICHVYVDKDADLDMAVRITVDSKCQYPAVCNAAETLLVHAEIAERFLPAVKTALEEKNVQLRGCEKTRTFIDIPPASEEDWKTEYLDLILSIRVVDTLEEAVRHINTYGSGHTDAIVTENRRAALYFLDRVDSADVFWNCSTRFSDGYRFGLGAEVGISTNKIHARGPVGLEGLLIYKWRLVGKGHTVAEYCSGQKQFTHRPLSKRWTS, encoded by the coding sequence ATGACCATTGAAAATCTTGCTTTGAAAGCCCAGGAATCCTCTTTGGCGCTTTCGTCTCTGTCTTCGGCAGAGAAAAACCATGCTTTGGCCTGCATTCGAAACGCCCTTCAGACCCACGCCGAAAAAATCATCGCCGCCAATCGGCAGGACCTTCAGAAAGCGGAACAGGAAAAGCTGGCCGCCCCGCTCCTGAAACGCCTCAAATTCGACCAAAAGAAAATTGAGGATGTCTGCAAAGGCATCGACAGTTTGATCGCCCTGCCGGACCCGGTTGGAGCGACCCTGAGTGCAACAGAACTGGACAAGGGACTGGAACTGTACAAGGTGACCTGTCCAATCGGCGTCATCGGCGTTATTTTTGAATCCAGACCGGACGCCCTCGTGCAGATATCGACGCTCTGTCTGAAAAGCGGCAATGCCGTGCTGCTCAAAGGCGGTTCAGAGGCCGCCGAAACCAATCGAACTCTGGCCGAGGTCATTCTGAAGGCCTCCCTTCAGGCCGGATTGCCCGACGGCTGGCTGGCCCTGCTGGAAACCCGGGCCGACGTCGCCTCCCTGCTGAAACTGGACGACTATATCGACCTGATTATCCCCCGGGGCAGCAATGAGTTCGTCCGGCACATTATGAACAATACCAACATCCCTGTTCTCGGACACGCCGACGGCATCTGCCATGTCTATGTGGACAAAGACGCCGACCTTGATATGGCGGTTCGAATCACCGTCGATTCCAAGTGCCAGTATCCGGCTGTGTGCAACGCCGCAGAAACCCTGCTGGTCCACGCAGAGATTGCCGAGCGTTTTCTGCCGGCCGTCAAAACAGCTCTCGAAGAAAAAAACGTCCAGCTGCGCGGCTGCGAAAAAACCCGCACATTTATCGACATCCCTCCCGCCTCGGAAGAAGACTGGAAAACCGAATACCTGGACTTGATTCTCTCGATTCGAGTTGTTGATACCCTTGAAGAGGCCGTCCGCCATATCAACACCTACGGCTCCGGCCATACCGATGCCATAGTCACGGAAAACCGCCGGGCCGCTCTGTACTTTCTTGACCGAGTTGATTCGGCGGACGTCTTCTGGAACTGCAGCACCCGCTTTTCCGACGGCTATCGGTTCGGGTTGGGAGCAGAAGTCGGCATCAGCACCAACAAAATTCACGCCCGCGGGCCGGTGGGGCTGGAAGGCCTGCTGATTTACAAATGGCGGCTGGTCGGCAAAGGGCACACAGTCGCCGAATACTGCAGCGGACAAAAACAGTTTACACACAGACCCCTTTCCAAACGGTGGACCTCGTAG
- a CDS encoding HAD-IA family hydrolase, producing MTNGRDGLPYGVIFDMDGVLVDSEEFLARAACQMFAEYGLKVRPEDFVPFIGTGETRYLGGVAEKYGLAIDLAQAKERTYDIYLQIIRGALKPLPGVHSFLKRCRTLGKKIAVASSADRRKVEGNLREIGLGFDSFDAVVTGEDAARKKPAPDLFLTAASRLNLPPQSCLVIEDAVSGVQAAKAAGMRCLALTTSFPKEALTDADFIAADLSTATKDVLHWKEN from the coding sequence ATGACAAACGGCAGAGACGGTCTTCCTTATGGGGTTATTTTTGATATGGACGGGGTCCTGGTGGACTCCGAGGAGTTTTTGGCCCGCGCCGCCTGTCAGATGTTTGCCGAATATGGACTGAAGGTCAGGCCGGAGGATTTTGTGCCGTTTATCGGCACGGGCGAAACGCGCTATCTGGGCGGGGTGGCCGAAAAGTACGGTCTTGCCATCGATTTGGCCCAGGCCAAAGAGCGCACATACGATATTTATCTTCAGATTATCCGCGGGGCGCTGAAACCTTTACCCGGTGTGCATTCTTTTCTTAAGCGATGCCGAACGCTGGGCAAAAAGATTGCCGTGGCCTCCAGTGCAGACCGCCGGAAAGTCGAAGGCAACCTTCGGGAGATTGGTCTGGGCTTTGACTCTTTTGATGCGGTTGTAACCGGTGAAGATGCCGCCCGCAAAAAGCCCGCACCGGATTTGTTCCTGACCGCGGCGTCTCGGCTGAATCTGCCCCCTCAGAGCTGTCTGGTGATTGAGGATGCCGTCAGCGGCGTTCAGGCCGCCAAAGCAGCCGGAATGCGGTGTTTGGCCTTAACAACATCGTTTCCGAAAGAAGCTCTGACGGATGCGGACTTCATCGCGGCGGATTTGTCAACGGCGACGAAGGACGTGCTGCACTGGAAGGAAAACTGA
- the proB gene encoding glutamate 5-kinase, which produces MRDLSSVKRMVVKIGTATLSRNGGIDTSYVRSVARQIAQLHRQERQVLLVTSGAIGMGAGALKLKGPITELPLRQACAAVGQPLLMHEYHKAFQEEGLSVSQVLLTAEVLSKRKSYLNLRNAIETLLSLGVVPILNENDSVSTEEIGTAFGDNDRLSALVASKIDADLLILLTDIDALYDKNPREFPDAKPIRLVEEITEDIRRAAGKKGSAYSTGGMKTKIEAVRIAFTAGCRVILAHGREQEVLCRILDGEEIGTLFLPKSAKLPNRKRWILHSRPEGTIYVDAGAMAALRQNKSLLPKGITGIEGTFSAGAVVMINQQAKAVTSLNSAELRQVAGKHSSQIRQILGPNHRDVAVVPEDIVFLDEPNNPSA; this is translated from the coding sequence ATGCGCGATTTATCCTCCGTCAAACGAATGGTTGTGAAAATCGGGACAGCGACCCTCAGCCGCAACGGCGGCATCGATACCTCCTATGTCCGAAGCGTCGCCCGCCAGATTGCTCAGCTGCACCGTCAGGAACGCCAGGTTCTGCTGGTTACCAGCGGGGCTATCGGGATGGGAGCCGGTGCTTTAAAGCTCAAGGGCCCCATCACGGAACTGCCGCTTCGTCAGGCCTGTGCGGCGGTCGGCCAGCCCCTGCTGATGCACGAATACCACAAGGCCTTTCAGGAAGAAGGACTGAGCGTCTCTCAGGTGCTGCTGACGGCCGAGGTCCTCAGCAAACGCAAAAGTTATCTGAACCTCCGCAATGCCATCGAAACGCTCCTGAGTCTGGGCGTCGTGCCGATTCTCAATGAAAATGACAGCGTCTCTACCGAAGAAATCGGCACGGCCTTCGGCGACAACGACCGGCTCAGTGCCCTGGTCGCCAGCAAGATTGACGCCGACCTGCTGATTCTGCTGACGGACATCGACGCCCTTTACGACAAAAACCCCAGAGAGTTTCCGGACGCCAAACCCATTCGCCTTGTGGAGGAAATCACTGAAGACATTCGGCGAGCCGCTGGCAAAAAGGGCTCGGCCTATTCCACCGGCGGAATGAAAACCAAAATCGAAGCCGTCCGCATCGCCTTTACAGCGGGCTGCCGTGTGATTCTGGCTCACGGACGCGAACAGGAGGTCCTGTGCCGGATTCTCGACGGTGAAGAAATCGGCACCCTGTTTCTGCCCAAATCCGCCAAACTGCCCAACCGAAAACGCTGGATACTCCACAGCCGGCCGGAAGGAACCATTTACGTCGATGCCGGCGCCATGGCCGCTCTTCGCCAAAACAAAAGTCTCCTTCCCAAAGGCATTACCGGCATCGAAGGCACCTTCAGCGCTGGGGCGGTCGTGATGATTAATCAGCAGGCCAAGGCCGTCACCAGTCTTAACTCCGCCGAACTTCGCCAGGTCGCCGGCAAACACTCCAGCCAAATTCGTCAAATCCTCGGCCCCAATCATCGAGACGTAGCCGTCGTCCCGGAGGACATCGTCTTCCTCGATGAGCCGAACAACCCTTCCGCATGA
- a CDS encoding B12-binding domain-containing radical SAM protein translates to MKPKILLVNPPIYDFAAYDFWLKPYGLLRTAGKLKSFAELYLFDFLYRRSPEFSPSLKEDSWGRGEFPRQRIEKPAALKDIPRYYHRFGIQQEAFLRFLDLHGPFHFALIQTSLTYWYPGVQEVIQILRRIQPQTKIVLGGFYATCCRDHAQSLGADCIISNTHLGPLWERLGFEPSAGYSPPYWEGYPNLDKGIMTLTEGCPFQCSYCYQPLTGRPFRPRPLKECIADYEHLARLGTRNIAFYDDALLVNPQQTLLPFLEYVIRHPHGIAFHTPNALHARLLSPLLAEKMAQAGFQTFYLGFESASRAFQEATGQKVLSDDLAEAVEALKTAGVRSEQITAYILLGHPKGDLQQVEESMHFAHSLGIRIMLADFSPIPGTPDGELCRQWTDLDEPLNHNKTAFPIRLLGREKTNVFKELCRRLNSRLNTRPDSGI, encoded by the coding sequence ATGAAGCCGAAAATCCTGCTGGTCAACCCGCCGATTTATGACTTTGCCGCCTATGATTTCTGGCTGAAACCATACGGCCTTCTTCGAACCGCAGGAAAGCTTAAATCCTTTGCAGAACTATACTTGTTTGACTTTCTATACCGCAGAAGTCCTGAATTTTCCCCCTCCCTGAAAGAAGACTCATGGGGGCGGGGCGAATTTCCGCGTCAGCGGATTGAAAAACCCGCCGCCCTGAAAGACATTCCCAGATACTACCATCGTTTCGGCATTCAACAAGAGGCGTTCTTGCGATTTCTCGACCTGCACGGTCCTTTTCATTTCGCCCTAATTCAAACCTCACTGACCTACTGGTACCCCGGAGTCCAGGAAGTCATCCAAATCCTTCGCCGAATCCAGCCGCAAACCAAAATCGTCCTGGGCGGGTTCTATGCTACCTGCTGCCGAGACCATGCCCAGTCCCTCGGAGCCGACTGCATCATCTCCAATACCCATTTAGGGCCCCTCTGGGAACGGCTGGGCTTTGAGCCCTCCGCCGGGTACAGTCCGCCATACTGGGAAGGATACCCAAATCTGGACAAAGGCATCATGACCCTCACAGAGGGCTGTCCGTTTCAATGCAGCTACTGCTACCAGCCCTTGACCGGCAGGCCGTTCCGCCCCCGCCCGCTGAAGGAGTGCATCGCCGATTACGAGCATCTGGCCCGTTTGGGCACTCGCAACATCGCCTTCTATGACGACGCACTTCTGGTCAATCCCCAGCAAACCCTTCTTCCGTTTCTGGAGTATGTCATTCGCCATCCTCACGGAATCGCCTTTCACACCCCCAACGCCCTTCATGCCCGCCTGCTTTCCCCCCTGCTGGCGGAGAAAATGGCCCAGGCGGGCTTTCAGACCTTCTATCTCGGCTTTGAAAGTGCCAGCCGGGCCTTTCAGGAGGCCACCGGTCAAAAGGTGCTGTCCGACGACCTGGCGGAGGCCGTCGAGGCCCTCAAAACCGCCGGCGTCCGCTCCGAACAAATCACCGCATATATCCTCCTGGGGCACCCCAAAGGCGACCTCCAGCAGGTCGAAGAATCCATGCACTTTGCTCATTCACTCGGCATTCGGATTATGCTGGCCGACTTTTCCCCCATCCCGGGAACGCCGGACGGCGAACTGTGCCGGCAGTGGACGGACCTCGACGAACCCCTCAATCACAACAAAACCGCCTTCCCGATTCGCCTGCTCGGACGGGAAAAAACCAACGTTTTCAAGGAACTGTGCCGCCGGCTCAACAGCCGCCTGAACACCCGTCCGGACAGCGGAATTTAG
- the rpmA gene encoding 50S ribosomal protein L27 encodes MAHKKGQGSTRNGRDSNPKFLGVKRFGGQTISAGGIIVRQRGTQFFPGFNVGMGRDHTLFAKCDGVVQFRGRKVDVVAN; translated from the coding sequence ATGGCACATAAAAAGGGACAAGGTTCAACAAGAAACGGTCGAGACAGCAACCCGAAGTTTTTGGGCGTTAAGCGTTTCGGCGGACAAACCATTTCGGCGGGCGGGATTATTGTCCGTCAGCGGGGCACTCAGTTCTTCCCGGGCTTTAACGTCGGGATGGGACGGGATCATACCCTGTTTGCCAAGTGCGACGGCGTGGTGCAGTTCCGCGGACGCAAGGTGGACGTCGTGGCTAATTAA